One Polaribacter sp. KT25b DNA segment encodes these proteins:
- a CDS encoding valine--tRNA ligase: MTIPSKYDAKQVEDKWYDYWMKNNYFHSTPDEREPYTIVIPPPNVTGVLHMGHMLNNTIQDVLIRRARLLGKNACWVPGTDHASIATEAKVVAKLKEQGIKKSDLTREEFLQHAFDWKDEYGGIILEQLKKLGASCDWERTAFTMDPEMSESVIKVFVDLYNKGLIYRGYRMVNWDPEAKTTLSDEEVIHEERQGNLYYLEYKIEGSTDTLTIATTRPETIFGDTAICINPNDERFTHLKGKKAIVPLCGRIIPIIEDEYVDLEFGTGCLKVTPAHDENDKNLGDKHKLEVIDIFNDDASLNSFGLHYQGKDRFVVRKEIAKELEEKGILVKTEVHTNKVGTSERTKAVIEPRLSDQWFLKMKDLAQPAIDAVLGEDAEINLYPKKFENTYRHWMENVRDWNISRQLWWGQQIPAFFYGDGKEDFVVAENIDDALVLAKEKTGKSNLQTSDLKQDEDALDTWFSSWLWPMSVFDGIRNPENEEIKYYYPTNDLVTGPDILFFWVARMIVAGYEYKDEKPFQNVYLTGLVRDKQRRKMSKSLGNSPDALKLIDDYGADGVRVGLLLSSAAGNDLMFDEDLCQQGKGFANKIWNAFRLIKGWEVDASLPQPETAKIGLTWYEAKFQKTLAEIEDHFSKYRLSDALMAIYKLINDDFSSWLLEIVKPAYQQPIDKKTFDAIIEVLENNLKVLHPFMPFLTEEIWQYIADRTTEEALVIAKYPEIKEFDTQIIADFEFATDIVSGIRTIRKDKNISFKDAVELFVVDAEKSSKEFDAVIQKLTNTEAINYVSEKVEGASFRVKSNEYFIPISIENIDVEAEIKKLETELKRAEGFLFGINKKLSNERFVSNAPEKVLALERKKEADTIAKIETIKSSLSSLQ; encoded by the coding sequence ATGACAATTCCATCTAAATACGATGCAAAACAAGTAGAAGATAAATGGTACGATTACTGGATGAAAAATAACTATTTTCATTCAACGCCAGATGAAAGAGAGCCTTACACAATTGTAATTCCGCCGCCAAACGTAACAGGAGTTTTACACATGGGGCACATGTTAAATAATACCATACAAGATGTATTAATAAGACGTGCACGTTTATTAGGTAAAAATGCTTGTTGGGTTCCAGGTACAGACCACGCATCTATTGCTACTGAAGCAAAAGTTGTTGCAAAGTTAAAAGAACAAGGAATTAAAAAAAGCGATTTAACTCGAGAAGAGTTTTTACAACATGCTTTTGATTGGAAAGATGAATACGGAGGAATTATCTTAGAACAATTAAAAAAACTTGGAGCTTCTTGTGATTGGGAAAGAACTGCGTTTACAATGGATCCAGAAATGTCTGAATCTGTAATTAAAGTTTTTGTTGATTTATATAACAAAGGTTTAATTTATAGAGGTTACAGAATGGTAAACTGGGATCCTGAAGCTAAAACGACACTTTCTGATGAAGAAGTAATTCACGAAGAAAGACAAGGAAACTTGTACTATTTAGAATATAAGATTGAAGGTTCTACAGATACTTTAACAATTGCAACAACACGTCCAGAAACTATTTTTGGAGATACTGCAATTTGTATCAACCCAAATGACGAGCGTTTTACACATTTAAAAGGAAAGAAAGCAATTGTGCCGCTTTGTGGAAGAATTATTCCGATTATAGAAGATGAATATGTAGATTTAGAATTTGGTACAGGTTGTTTAAAAGTGACGCCTGCTCACGATGAGAATGATAAGAATTTAGGTGATAAGCATAAATTAGAAGTTATTGATATTTTTAATGATGATGCTTCTTTAAATTCCTTTGGATTACATTATCAAGGAAAAGACAGATTTGTAGTTCGTAAAGAAATTGCTAAAGAATTAGAAGAAAAAGGAATTTTAGTAAAAACTGAAGTTCATACAAATAAAGTTGGTACATCAGAAAGAACAAAAGCCGTTATAGAACCAAGATTGTCTGATCAATGGTTTTTAAAAATGAAAGATTTAGCACAACCTGCAATTGATGCTGTTTTAGGTGAAGATGCTGAAATCAATTTATATCCAAAGAAATTCGAAAACACATACCGCCATTGGATGGAAAATGTGCGTGATTGGAACATTTCTCGTCAACTTTGGTGGGGACAACAAATTCCTGCATTTTTCTACGGAGATGGAAAAGAGGATTTTGTAGTTGCAGAAAATATTGATGATGCTTTAGTTTTAGCTAAAGAAAAAACAGGAAAATCAAATTTACAAACATCAGATTTAAAACAAGATGAAGACGCACTAGATACTTGGTTTTCTTCTTGGTTGTGGCCAATGTCTGTTTTCGACGGAATTAGAAATCCAGAGAACGAAGAAATTAAATATTATTATCCAACAAACGATTTAGTTACAGGACCAGATATTTTATTTTTCTGGGTTGCAAGAATGATTGTTGCAGGTTATGAATATAAAGACGAGAAACCTTTCCAGAATGTGTATTTAACAGGTTTGGTTAGAGATAAGCAAAGACGTAAAATGTCTAAATCTTTAGGAAACTCGCCAGATGCATTAAAATTAATTGACGATTATGGAGCAGACGGAGTAAGAGTAGGACTTTTATTAAGTTCTGCCGCAGGTAACGATTTAATGTTTGATGAAGATTTATGTCAGCAAGGAAAAGGATTTGCAAATAAAATTTGGAATGCTTTCCGTTTGATAAAAGGTTGGGAAGTTGATGCAAGCTTACCACAACCAGAAACGGCTAAAATTGGATTGACTTGGTATGAAGCTAAGTTTCAAAAAACATTGGCAGAAATTGAAGATCATTTTTCTAAATATCGTTTATCAGACGCTTTAATGGCAATTTACAAATTAATTAATGACGATTTTTCTTCATGGTTATTAGAAATTGTAAAGCCTGCATATCAACAACCAATTGATAAAAAGACTTTTGATGCGATTATTGAAGTTTTAGAAAATAACTTAAAGGTTTTACACCCTTTTATGCCTTTCTTAACGGAAGAAATTTGGCAATATATTGCAGATAGAACTACAGAAGAAGCTTTAGTTATTGCAAAATATCCAGAAATTAAAGAATTCGATACTCAGATTATTGCTGATTTTGAATTCGCTACAGATATAGTTTCAGGTATTAGAACCATCAGAAAAGATAAAAATATTTCTTTTAAAGACGCTGTAGAATTATTTGTTGTTGATGCAGAAAAAAGTTCTAAAGAATTTGATGCTGTTATTCAAAAATTAACAAATACAGAAGCTATAAATTATGTTTCAGAAAAAGTAGAAGGAGCATCATTTAGAGTAAAATCTAATGAGTATTTTATTCCTATTTCTATAGAAAATATTGATGTTGAAGCAGAAATTAAAAAATTAGAAACAGAGTTAAAAAGAGCAGAAGGTTTCTTATTCGGAATAAATAAAAAGCTTTCTAACGAGCGTTTTGTATCTAATGCACCAGAAAAAGTATTGGCTTTAGAACGTAAAAAAGAGGCAGATACTATTGCAAAAATTGAAACTATAAAAAGTAGTTTATCTTCGTTGCAGTAA
- a CDS encoding DUF1573 domain-containing protein: MKSLTSILVLFLISFSINAQEFKFEKETINYGKINKGADGERIFTFTNIGDQPIIIKRIQSSCGCTVPKKPEKPIMPGEKGEIKVSYDTKRVGGFSKSITIFSNATEAIKVLRIKGIISNGVSLEKEKSMLSNSEI; the protein is encoded by the coding sequence ATGAAAAGCCTTACTTCTATTTTAGTTTTATTTTTAATTTCGTTTTCTATAAACGCACAAGAGTTTAAATTTGAAAAGGAAACAATTAATTATGGAAAAATTAATAAAGGTGCAGATGGTGAAAGGATTTTTACATTTACAAATATTGGCGATCAACCTATAATTATAAAAAGAATACAATCTTCTTGTGGTTGCACGGTTCCTAAAAAACCAGAAAAACCAATTATGCCTGGAGAAAAAGGCGAAATAAAAGTTTCTTACGATACAAAAAGAGTTGGTGGTTTTTCTAAATCTATTACTATTTTCTCTAACGCTACAGAAGCAATTAAAGTTCTTAGAATAAAAGGAATTATTAGCAATGGCGTATCTTTAGAAAAAGAAAAAAGTATGCTTTCTAATTCTGAAATCTAG
- a CDS encoding 2,3,4,5-tetrahydropyridine-2,6-dicarboxylate N-succinyltransferase, with translation MEKIRKIIESAWENRELLKEQNTIDTIRKVIDLLDKGELRVAQPIEGGWQVNEWVKKAVVLYFPIQKMETLEAGIFEYHDKMPLKTDYAAQGVRVVPGASARKGSYLSPGTILMPSYVNIGAYVDEGTMVDTWATVGSCAQIGKNVHLSGGVGIGGVLEPLQAAPVIIEDGAFIGSRCIVVEGVRVEKEAVLGANVVLTMSTKIIDVTGDTPIEMKGVVPARSVVIPGSYTKKFAAGEYNVPCALIIGKRKESTNKKTSLNDALREYDVAV, from the coding sequence ATGGAAAAAATTAGAAAAATTATAGAATCAGCTTGGGAAAATCGTGAGTTATTAAAAGAACAAAACACGATTGATACCATTAGAAAAGTAATTGATTTATTAGATAAAGGAGAATTAAGAGTTGCACAACCAATTGAAGGTGGATGGCAAGTAAATGAATGGGTTAAAAAAGCAGTTGTGTTGTATTTTCCTATTCAAAAAATGGAAACTTTAGAAGCTGGTATTTTTGAATATCACGATAAAATGCCTTTAAAAACAGATTATGCTGCACAAGGAGTTCGTGTAGTTCCTGGTGCATCTGCTCGTAAAGGATCTTATCTTTCTCCAGGTACTATTTTAATGCCAAGTTATGTAAATATTGGTGCTTATGTAGATGAAGGAACCATGGTTGATACTTGGGCTACAGTTGGTTCTTGTGCGCAAATTGGTAAAAATGTACATTTATCTGGTGGAGTAGGAATTGGTGGTGTTTTAGAACCATTACAAGCTGCGCCTGTAATTATAGAAGATGGTGCTTTTATTGGCTCTAGATGTATTGTTGTAGAAGGTGTAAGAGTAGAAAAAGAAGCTGTTTTAGGAGCAAATGTTGTGTTAACAATGAGTACTAAAATTATTGATGTAACTGGCGATACTCCTATAGAAATGAAAGGAGTTGTACCTGCAAGATCGGTAGTAATTCCAGGAAGTTATACCAAGAAATTTGCAGCAGGAGAATACAATGTGCCTTGTGCTTTAATTATTGGGAAAAGAAAAGAAAGTACCAACAAAAAAACTTCTTTAAACGACGCATTACGTGAGTATGACGTTGCAGTTTAA
- a CDS encoding Stealth CR1 domain-containing protein, with the protein MQNNENLVVDAVIAWVDGNDPKHRQKMENYIENKSSINSKAVRMRFDQVNEIEYSVKSILKYAKFVRNIYIVTDNQTPDFLKDKEKAQKEYPTVFVVDHKTIFEGFYHYLPTFNCFPIESLLYKIPNLSEHFLYLNDDFFLLREAKVSDFFIDGKPIIRGFWTNFYENIWYKKLQKQLYKFLGKESKENIWGFKKGQQNIAKILGFKKYVRLDHTIAPLRVSTYDNYYKKYPEILELNVKHRFRHPEQYTNQSLANHLEIQNNTYVLKNDFQLVYFQNYKKPFWWIKSKLKRANKDQDKLFLCMQSLDQCPDDKLKYIKNWLQNKYD; encoded by the coding sequence ATGCAGAATAATGAAAACTTGGTAGTTGATGCAGTTATTGCTTGGGTAGATGGAAATGACCCTAAGCATCGACAAAAAATGGAAAACTATATTGAAAATAAGAGTTCAATAAATAGTAAGGCTGTTAGAATGCGTTTTGATCAAGTTAATGAAATAGAATATTCTGTAAAATCGATTTTAAAATATGCCAAATTTGTAAGAAATATTTATATTGTTACAGATAACCAAACTCCAGATTTTTTAAAGGATAAAGAGAAGGCGCAAAAAGAATATCCAACCGTTTTTGTTGTAGATCATAAAACTATTTTTGAAGGTTTTTATCACTATTTACCTACTTTTAATTGTTTTCCTATAGAATCTTTATTATATAAAATTCCTAATCTTTCTGAACATTTTTTGTACTTAAACGATGATTTCTTTTTACTAAGGGAAGCCAAAGTTTCTGATTTTTTTATTGATGGAAAACCTATTATTAGAGGGTTTTGGACTAATTTTTATGAAAACATTTGGTATAAAAAACTTCAAAAACAGCTTTACAAATTTTTAGGAAAAGAAAGTAAAGAAAATATTTGGGGTTTTAAAAAAGGACAGCAGAATATTGCTAAAATTTTAGGTTTTAAAAAATATGTTCGTTTAGATCATACAATAGCACCGTTAAGGGTTTCTACGTATGATAATTATTATAAAAAATATCCAGAGATCTTAGAACTAAATGTAAAACATCGTTTTAGGCATCCAGAACAATATACCAATCAATCTTTGGCAAATCATTTAGAAATTCAAAACAATACTTATGTTTTAAAAAATGATTTTCAATTAGTTTATTTTCAGAATTATAAAAAACCTTTTTGGTGGATTAAAAGTAAATTAAAACGAGCTAATAAAGATCAAGATAAACTATTTCTTTGTATGCAAAGTTTAGATCAATGTCCTGATGATAAGCTGAAATATATCAAAAATTGGCTTCAAAATAAATATGATTAA
- the def gene encoding peptide deformylase: MILPIIAYGDPVLRKVGTEIDKDYPKLETLIANMKETMYNASGVGLAAPQIGLAIRLFIIDASPFAEDEDLSDEDRATLKTFNRVFINAQIVKEEGEEWSFNEGCLSIPDVREDVSRQPKITIEYQDEDFNTHTEVLEGLAARVFQHEYDHIEGILFTDKLSTLRKRLLKKRLENISKGKVNADYRMRFPNLKKGK, translated from the coding sequence ATGATATTACCAATTATAGCTTATGGAGATCCTGTTCTTAGAAAAGTAGGAACAGAAATTGACAAAGATTATCCAAAATTAGAAACATTAATTGCCAACATGAAAGAAACCATGTACAATGCTTCTGGTGTTGGTTTGGCGGCCCCTCAAATTGGACTTGCAATTCGTTTATTTATTATTGATGCTTCTCCTTTTGCTGAAGATGAAGATTTAAGTGATGAAGATAGAGCAACTTTAAAAACATTTAACAGAGTTTTTATAAATGCACAAATCGTTAAAGAAGAAGGTGAAGAATGGTCTTTTAATGAAGGCTGTTTAAGTATTCCTGATGTTCGCGAAGATGTATCTCGTCAACCAAAAATAACGATTGAATATCAAGATGAAGATTTTAACACACACACAGAAGTTTTAGAAGGACTAGCTGCTAGAGTTTTTCAACATGAATACGATCATATTGAAGGTATTTTATTTACTGATAAACTTTCTACACTTAGAAAAAGGTTATTAAAAAAGAGATTAGAAAATATTTCTAAAGGAAAAGTTAATGCAGATTACAGAATGAGGTTTCCTAATTTAAAAAAAGGTAAATAA
- a CDS encoding LTA synthase family protein → MYKKIPNYIKYIFTNIFFLFVFNILFRVIFYVFFVNLDDITKSEIQKALFLGIRFDLKLAILTFFPLAIIVLITNYRFFEKTVYKKIATIYLILSYLILTLFYIFDLGYYEYLGIRLDASSLRFLGNLKISSQVLAESYPVYKGLFALLILGFIIYKFAGFLYNSFIKITIKNTKKIKTIHFIVTFLLLSFGIYNSVNHYPLRWSEAFFSKKNTVNQFALNPVLYFFDSFKFRSEGVDIEKFKTYYPVIAKHLNLPKDTINFAKKVTFKDHYKEKPNVVYVMLESTGTATLSNYGNPLNSSPKIDSIIKKSLSFSKFYVHKPGTAGSVFASITGLPDIEDVKTASRNPMIIDQRIIFDQYKDYEKLYFIGGSANWANIRGVFQSNIKDLIIYEEGGFEEENRADVWGIDDYDLFKESDKKLKQLHKKGKPFVAYIQTATNHMPFTVPDKKESYTPILESEITEETVLKGGFRSLDQLNAMRYLDFNVARFLERAKEAGYYDNTIFVFFGDHRGGMKKLNFLDNNEDDLGIQVHHVPFFINAPKYIKPQVVDKYAKLIDIFPTATSLAKVDYTNYTLGRDLLDSTTVNTAAFVYIQSKGEKAVGLIKDGYYYEKTNISKKASLFSLDVNKIKDIKLEKPAITTKMDSLLSAYYHTTKYLYFNNKKVTKPVVNIK, encoded by the coding sequence ATGTATAAAAAAATTCCAAATTATATAAAGTACATCTTTACAAATATTTTTTTCCTATTTGTTTTTAATATATTATTTAGAGTAATCTTCTATGTTTTTTTTGTAAACTTAGACGATATTACAAAATCAGAAATACAAAAAGCACTATTTTTAGGTATACGTTTTGATTTAAAATTAGCTATTCTTACTTTTTTTCCATTAGCAATTATTGTTTTAATTACTAATTATCGTTTTTTTGAAAAGACAGTTTACAAAAAAATAGCAACAATTTATTTAATATTATCCTACTTAATTTTAACGCTCTTTTATATATTTGATTTAGGTTATTATGAATATTTAGGAATTCGTTTAGATGCTTCTTCACTGCGATTTTTAGGGAATTTAAAAATTTCTAGTCAAGTATTGGCAGAAAGCTACCCGGTTTACAAAGGTCTTTTTGCATTGCTTATTTTAGGTTTTATCATCTATAAATTTGCGGGTTTTCTTTATAATTCATTCATTAAAATAACTATAAAAAACACTAAAAAAATAAAAACGATACATTTTATTGTAACTTTTTTATTATTATCTTTTGGTATTTACAATAGTGTAAATCATTATCCTTTAAGATGGAGTGAAGCTTTTTTCTCTAAAAAAAACACAGTAAATCAGTTTGCCTTAAACCCCGTTTTATATTTTTTTGATAGCTTTAAATTTAGAAGTGAAGGTGTAGATATTGAGAAATTTAAAACTTACTACCCAGTAATTGCAAAACATTTAAACTTACCAAAAGACACTATTAATTTTGCAAAAAAAGTAACTTTTAAAGACCATTATAAAGAAAAACCAAATGTTGTTTATGTAATGTTAGAGTCTACCGGAACTGCAACTTTAAGTAACTATGGAAATCCTTTAAATAGTTCACCAAAAATAGATTCAATAATCAAAAAGAGTTTAAGTTTTTCTAAATTTTATGTTCATAAACCAGGAACTGCAGGTAGCGTTTTTGCAAGTATAACCGGCTTACCAGATATTGAAGACGTAAAAACGGCTTCTAGAAACCCAATGATTATAGACCAACGCATTATTTTTGATCAATATAAAGATTATGAAAAACTATATTTTATTGGCGGTTCTGCCAATTGGGCTAATATTAGAGGCGTTTTTCAATCGAACATAAAAGACTTAATAATCTATGAAGAAGGTGGTTTTGAAGAAGAAAACCGAGCTGATGTTTGGGGAATTGATGATTATGATTTATTTAAAGAGTCTGATAAAAAATTAAAACAATTACATAAAAAAGGAAAACCATTTGTTGCGTACATTCAAACTGCAACAAATCACATGCCTTTTACTGTGCCAGATAAAAAAGAAAGTTATACACCTATTTTAGAAAGTGAAATTACTGAAGAAACAGTTTTAAAAGGTGGTTTTAGATCTTTAGACCAATTAAATGCAATGCGTTATTTAGATTTTAATGTTGCTCGTTTTTTAGAAAGAGCCAAAGAAGCTGGTTATTATGATAATACTATTTTTGTGTTTTTTGGCGATCATAGAGGAGGTATGAAAAAGCTAAATTTCTTAGACAATAATGAAGACGATTTAGGAATACAAGTACATCATGTTCCGTTTTTTATTAATGCTCCAAAATATATAAAACCTCAAGTTGTAGATAAGTACGCAAAATTAATAGATATTTTTCCTACAGCAACAAGTTTAGCAAAAGTAGATTATACCAATTATACTTTAGGAAGAGATTTATTAGATAGTACAACTGTAAACACTGCAGCATTTGTATACATACAAAGTAAAGGAGAAAAAGCTGTTGGTCTAATAAAAGATGGTTATTACTACGAAAAAACTAACATATCAAAAAAAGCAAGTTTATTTAGTTTAGATGTAAATAAAATTAAAGATATTAAACTAGAAAAACCAGCTATTACTACAAAAATGGATAGCCTTTTATCAGCTTATTATCACACCACAAAATATTTATATTTTAATAATAAAAAAGTTACTAAACCTGTTGTTAATATAAAATAG
- a CDS encoding DUF5606 domain-containing protein: MEFNKIISVNGKPGLYQVVSQSKNAIIVESLTDKKRLAINSTQNVSLLENIAIYTYEEDVPLLTIFQSMFEKTEGKEAISHKESGKKLAAFFAEILPNYDEERVYASNIKKVIQWYNLLVVSGMDFSKTEETTTVEDTEKE; this comes from the coding sequence ATGGAATTTAATAAAATCATTTCTGTTAACGGTAAACCAGGTTTATACCAAGTAGTTTCGCAATCTAAAAATGCAATAATTGTAGAATCTTTAACAGACAAAAAACGTTTAGCAATTAACTCTACACAAAATGTTAGTTTGTTAGAAAATATTGCAATTTACACGTATGAAGAAGATGTGCCTTTATTAACTATTTTTCAATCAATGTTTGAAAAAACAGAAGGAAAAGAAGCAATTTCTCACAAGGAAAGTGGTAAAAAATTAGCTGCTTTTTTTGCTGAAATTTTACCAAATTATGATGAGGAGAGAGTGTATGCTTCTAACATTAAAAAAGTAATTCAGTGGTATAATTTATTAGTAGTTTCTGGAATGGATTTTTCTAAAACCGAAGAAACAACGACTGTAGAAGATACAGAGAAAGAGTAA
- the ruvX gene encoding Holliday junction resolvase RuvX, protein MGRILAIDFGKKRTGIAVTDELQIIASGLTTVNTDEIFAFLKEYISKEKVELFIVGKPKQMNNTDSESEALILPFLEKLSKEIPQIKVKRVDERFTSKMAFQTMIDGGLKKNQRKNKALVDEISATIILQSYLYNKN, encoded by the coding sequence TTGGGAAGAATTTTAGCGATTGATTTTGGAAAAAAAAGAACAGGAATTGCAGTTACAGACGAATTGCAAATTATTGCTTCTGGTTTAACAACTGTTAATACGGATGAAATTTTCGCGTTTTTAAAAGAATACATTTCTAAAGAAAAGGTAGAGCTTTTTATCGTTGGAAAGCCAAAACAGATGAATAATACGGATAGTGAAAGTGAAGCTTTGATACTGCCGTTTCTAGAAAAATTATCCAAAGAAATACCACAAATTAAAGTAAAAAGGGTCGATGAACGTTTTACTTCTAAAATGGCTTTTCAAACCATGATTGATGGAGGTTTAAAGAAAAATCAGCGTAAAAATAAAGCATTAGTAGACGAAATTAGTGCCACAATTATTTTACAATCTTACTTATATAATAAAAATTGA
- the mazG gene encoding nucleoside triphosphate pyrophosphohydrolase, translated as MNSRKEQLAAFNRLLDIMDDLREKCPWDKKQTLESLRHLTIEETYELADAILDNDLQEIKKELGDVLLHIVFYSKIGSEKKAFDIADVANAISDKLIHRHPHIYGDVVVKNEEDVKRNWEQLKLKEGKKSVLEGVPKSLPAVVKASRIQEKVKGVGFDWEKPEQVWAKVQEELTELNEEVKAGNKENTEKEFGDVLFSMINYARFIGVNPENALEKTNKKFINRFQYLEQEAKKEGKELSEMSLVEMDIYWEKSKEFFK; from the coding sequence ATGAATTCAAGAAAAGAACAATTAGCAGCTTTTAATCGTTTGTTAGATATTATGGATGATCTTCGTGAGAAGTGTCCGTGGGATAAAAAACAAACCTTAGAAAGTTTACGTCATTTAACAATTGAAGAAACGTACGAATTAGCTGATGCTATTCTTGATAACGATTTACAAGAAATAAAAAAAGAATTAGGTGATGTTTTGTTGCACATTGTTTTTTACTCAAAAATTGGAAGCGAGAAAAAAGCTTTTGATATTGCTGATGTTGCAAACGCTATTTCTGATAAATTAATTCATAGACACCCTCATATTTATGGCGATGTTGTTGTTAAAAATGAAGAAGATGTAAAACGAAATTGGGAACAACTAAAACTAAAAGAAGGAAAGAAATCTGTTTTAGAAGGTGTTCCTAAAAGTTTGCCAGCGGTTGTAAAAGCTAGTAGAATTCAAGAAAAAGTAAAAGGTGTTGGTTTCGATTGGGAAAAACCCGAACAAGTTTGGGCAAAAGTACAAGAAGAACTTACAGAATTAAACGAAGAAGTAAAAGCAGGCAATAAAGAAAATACCGAAAAAGAATTTGGTGATGTTTTATTTTCTATGATTAATTACGCTCGTTTTATTGGCGTAAATCCAGAAAATGCTTTAGAAAAAACGAATAAGAAATTTATAAATCGTTTTCAATATTTAGAACAAGAAGCTAAAAAAGAAGGCAAAGAACTATCTGAAATGTCTTTAGTAGAAATGGATATTTATTGGGAAAAATCGAAAGAATTTTTTAAATAA
- a CDS encoding glycosyltransferase family 2 protein, protein MTKITAIIPTLNEEIHIEEAIKSVSFADEIIIIDSFSTDNTVTLSEKYNVKIIKRKFDDFSSQKNFAIEQAKHPWIYILDADERVTLAVEKEILEAVKNPNECVGFYVRRTFYFCDKRVDYSGFQRDKVIRLFLKDHCRYSGHVHEKITTTGKLGFFKNKIDHFSYRNYDHYISKMNHYAAIRAKELHKRGDKVNIYHVMIKPSARFFIHYFIRLGFLDGFAGFLVAKTQAYGVLTRYIKLWLLNRKIN, encoded by the coding sequence ATGACAAAGATTACTGCAATTATACCTACTTTAAATGAAGAAATTCATATAGAAGAAGCTATTAAATCTGTAAGTTTTGCTGATGAAATTATCATTATAGATTCTTTTAGTACAGATAATACAGTAACTTTATCAGAAAAATACAATGTAAAAATCATCAAGCGAAAGTTTGATGATTTTTCTTCTCAAAAAAACTTTGCAATAGAACAAGCAAAACATCCTTGGATTTATATTTTAGATGCAGATGAAAGAGTTACTTTAGCTGTTGAAAAAGAAATTTTAGAAGCTGTTAAAAATCCAAATGAATGTGTGGGTTTTTATGTTAGAAGAACTTTTTATTTTTGTGATAAACGAGTTGATTATAGTGGTTTTCAGAGAGATAAAGTAATTCGGTTATTTTTAAAAGATCATTGTAGATATAGTGGGCATGTTCATGAAAAAATTACTACAACAGGAAAATTAGGTTTTTTTAAAAATAAAATAGATCATTTCTCTTATAGAAATTATGATCATTATATTTCTAAAATGAATCATTATGCAGCAATTAGAGCAAAAGAATTACATAAAAGAGGAGATAAAGTAAATATTTATCATGTTATGATTAAACCTTCTGCACGTTTTTTTATTCATTATTTTATACGTCTTGGTTTTTTAGATGGTTTTGCAGGTTTTTTAGTAGCTAAAACTCAAGCTTATGGAGTTTTAACAAGATATATTAAATTGTGGCTGTTAAATAGAAAAATAAACTAA
- a CDS encoding alpha-1,2-fucosyltransferase yields the protein MIIVKIIGGLGGQMFQYAYAKNLEQRGYKVKIDISKSKRFKLHGGYQLNKFKIDLKTTTNVSNFQSELGLRKFLKEKSLLFNETFLNIPKNEYVKGRFQTEKYFKEIRAILLEQFVIKEKHSNSTVAFSEEIKSKENSCSLHVRRGDFISDRKTNSIHGTCGLHYYSEAIKLINKKYSNTHFYVFSDDLNWAKQSIKIENVTYIDHEVIPHEDMHLMSLCKHNITANSSFSWWGAWLNTNKDKTVIAPKTWFTESENEVACESWIKL from the coding sequence ATGATTATAGTTAAAATTATTGGCGGACTTGGCGGTCAAATGTTTCAATATGCTTATGCAAAAAACTTAGAACAAAGAGGTTACAAAGTAAAAATAGATATTTCTAAATCTAAAAGATTTAAATTACATGGCGGTTATCAATTAAATAAATTTAAAATTGATTTAAAAACCACTACGAACGTTTCTAATTTTCAATCAGAATTAGGTTTAAGAAAGTTTTTAAAAGAAAAAAGTTTACTTTTTAATGAGACTTTTTTAAACATTCCTAAAAACGAATATGTAAAAGGAAGGTTTCAAACAGAAAAATATTTTAAAGAAATAAGAGCAATTTTATTAGAACAATTTGTAATTAAAGAAAAACATTCAAATTCAACAGTTGCTTTTTCAGAAGAAATAAAATCAAAAGAAAACTCATGTTCTTTACATGTTAGACGAGGCGATTTTATTTCTGATAGAAAAACAAATAGCATTCACGGAACTTGTGGTTTGCATTATTATTCTGAAGCTATAAAATTAATAAATAAAAAATATAGTAACACTCATTTTTATGTTTTTTCTGATGATTTAAATTGGGCAAAACAAAGTATTAAAATAGAAAATGTAACTTATATAGATCACGAAGTAATACCTCATGAAGATATGCATTTAATGAGTTTATGCAAACACAATATTACTGCAAACAGTAGTTTTTCTTGGTGGGGAGCTTGGTTAAACACAAATAAAGATAAAACTGTAATTGCACCAAAAACATGGTTTACAGAAAGTGAAAACGAAGTCGCTTGCGAAAGTTGGATAAAACTTTAG